Proteins from a genomic interval of Micromonospora sp. NBC_00389:
- the trxB gene encoding thioredoxin-disulfide reductase, which yields MDEVRNLIIIGSGPAGYTAAVYAARANLKPLIIEGAQSGGALMTTTEVENFPGFADGILGPELMDNMRKQAERFGAEFLTDDVTRVELVDTGDAGADAVSTVWVGETAYRARAVILSTGSAWRPLGVPGEQEYLGHGVSSCATCDGFFFRNQHIVVVGGGDSAMEEASFLTRFAESVTIIHRRDSFRASKIMADRALNNEKIKVEWNSTVEEILGADGKVSGVRVRNVHSGETKVLDVTGVFVAIGHDPRSELFRDQVEMDDEGYVKVQAPSTRTSVPGVFAAGDVVDHTYRQAITAAGTGCAAALDAERFIATLS from the coding sequence GTGGACGAGGTCCGCAACCTGATCATCATCGGCTCCGGGCCGGCCGGTTACACGGCGGCCGTCTACGCCGCCCGCGCCAACCTGAAGCCGCTGATCATCGAGGGCGCGCAGTCGGGCGGCGCGCTGATGACCACGACCGAGGTGGAAAACTTCCCCGGCTTCGCCGACGGCATCCTCGGCCCCGAGCTGATGGACAACATGCGCAAGCAGGCCGAGCGGTTCGGCGCCGAGTTCCTCACCGACGATGTGACCCGGGTCGAGCTGGTGGACACCGGCGACGCCGGCGCCGACGCGGTGAGCACCGTCTGGGTCGGCGAGACCGCCTACCGTGCCCGCGCCGTCATCCTCTCGACCGGTTCGGCCTGGCGCCCGCTGGGCGTCCCGGGCGAGCAGGAGTACCTCGGCCACGGCGTCTCCTCGTGCGCCACCTGTGACGGGTTCTTCTTCCGCAACCAGCACATCGTGGTCGTCGGCGGCGGCGACTCGGCGATGGAGGAGGCCAGCTTCCTCACCCGCTTCGCCGAGTCGGTCACCATCATCCACCGGCGCGACTCGTTCCGGGCCAGCAAGATCATGGCTGACCGGGCGCTGAACAACGAGAAGATCAAGGTTGAGTGGAACAGCACCGTCGAAGAGATCCTGGGCGCCGACGGCAAGGTCAGCGGCGTACGGGTCCGCAACGTGCACTCCGGCGAGACCAAGGTGTTGGACGTGACCGGCGTCTTCGTGGCCATCGGCCACGACCCCCGCAGTGAGCTCTTCCGCGACCAGGTCGAGATGGACGACGAGGGGTACGTCAAGGTCCAGGCCCCCAGCACCCGGACGAGCGTGCCCGGTGTCTTCGCCGCCGGCGACGTGGTCGACCACACCTACCGTCAGGCGATCACCGCGGCCGGCACCGGTTGTGCCGCCGCGCTCGACGCCGAGCGGTTCATCGCGACGCTCAGCTGA
- a CDS encoding methylated-DNA--[protein]-cysteine S-methyltransferase: MRWTVLDSPIGEFSVASDGASVCGAHFGRVDAAADEPDHELSRQAIAELRAYFAGELTGFTVPVSIPRGSDFERAVWREMTLIPYGETLTYGEVARRVGDPGAARAVGVACNRNPIPVIVPCHRIVGAGGRLVGFGGGLPRKVHLLELEARVALQQAWS; the protein is encoded by the coding sequence ATGCGCTGGACCGTGCTCGACTCACCGATCGGCGAGTTCTCCGTGGCCAGCGACGGGGCGAGTGTCTGCGGCGCGCACTTCGGCCGGGTCGACGCGGCGGCCGACGAGCCCGACCACGAGTTGTCCCGGCAGGCCATCGCCGAGCTGCGGGCGTACTTCGCCGGTGAGCTGACCGGTTTCACCGTCCCGGTGTCGATCCCCCGCGGGTCGGATTTCGAGCGGGCGGTGTGGCGGGAGATGACCCTGATCCCCTACGGCGAGACGCTGACCTACGGCGAGGTGGCGCGCCGGGTCGGCGACCCCGGGGCGGCCCGCGCGGTGGGCGTGGCCTGCAACCGGAACCCGATCCCGGTCATCGTCCCGTGTCACCGCATCGTCGGCGCCGGTGGTCGGCTGGTCGGCTTCGGGGGTGGCCTGCCGCGCAAGGTGCACCTGCTGGAGTTGGAGGCCCGGGTGGCCCTGCAACAGGCATGGTCCTGA
- the murJ gene encoding murein biosynthesis integral membrane protein MurJ: MSGGLYRSANAAHDGGPGAGGRPGDGATFISAEPLNQPAMESTAPPQEQVAEASAATNSAVMAIGSLVSRGTGFLRTLALTAALGGALVGDAYTTAQILPGMVYEFLLGGILTSVLIPVLVRRRRADADGGQAYAQRLLTLAVLTLAAAAVVAATSASLLTKLYASDNTGDEYQSLVTALSYLMLPMIFFTGLSALISAVLNTRGHFAAPMWAPILNNIVVIATAGLYIAIFGAEIIRPEQMTTGRILLIGGGTLLGVAIQAAGLLPSLRKVGFRWRFRFDFRALGLRELGRLGGWMFCYVAVSQVGLIVLFNLLNRAGKENAAGPLIYNNVFLLLMMAHGIIAVSIITALMPRMSAAAADGRYSDVAADLSRGTRTVSAVLAPIAVCYAVLATPLAVALFRYGAFSDENAADTSLVLLLAALALVPFAISQLFTFAFYALPDTRTPALINIPVVALRIGVQVVLYVAFAAHFAAAGMMIGNAVSYLAAAFASAWLLRPRIGRIGMGAILRTLGRVAVAALGSALVGLLVVSLLPGGDTPSWMQAVVQLVIGGAVIGGTYLGLATLLRIGEITEVVGMVRRRLGR; encoded by the coding sequence ATGAGCGGCGGGCTCTACCGCAGCGCGAACGCCGCGCACGACGGCGGGCCCGGGGCCGGCGGGCGCCCGGGGGACGGCGCCACGTTCATCTCCGCCGAGCCGCTGAACCAGCCGGCCATGGAGTCGACCGCGCCGCCGCAGGAGCAGGTGGCCGAGGCGAGTGCGGCGACCAACAGCGCGGTGATGGCGATCGGCAGCCTGGTCAGCCGGGGCACCGGCTTCCTGCGCACGCTGGCTCTGACCGCAGCGCTCGGCGGCGCGCTGGTCGGTGACGCGTACACCACCGCGCAGATCCTGCCCGGCATGGTCTACGAGTTCCTGCTCGGCGGCATTCTCACCAGCGTGCTGATCCCGGTGCTGGTCCGCCGGCGCCGGGCCGACGCCGACGGCGGCCAGGCGTACGCCCAGCGGTTGCTGACCCTCGCGGTGCTGACCCTCGCCGCGGCGGCGGTGGTAGCGGCGACGTCCGCGTCGCTGCTGACCAAGCTCTACGCCAGCGACAACACCGGGGACGAGTACCAGAGCCTGGTCACGGCGCTGTCGTACCTGATGTTGCCGATGATCTTCTTCACCGGCCTCAGCGCGCTGATCAGCGCGGTGCTCAACACCCGGGGGCACTTCGCCGCGCCGATGTGGGCGCCGATCCTGAACAACATCGTGGTGATCGCCACCGCGGGGTTGTACATCGCGATCTTCGGTGCGGAGATCATCCGCCCCGAGCAGATGACCACCGGCCGGATCCTGCTGATCGGCGGCGGCACGCTGCTCGGTGTCGCGATCCAGGCCGCCGGGCTGCTGCCCTCGCTGCGCAAGGTCGGCTTCCGCTGGCGGTTCCGGTTCGACTTCCGCGCCCTCGGGCTGCGCGAGCTGGGACGCCTCGGCGGCTGGATGTTCTGTTACGTCGCGGTGAGCCAGGTCGGCCTGATCGTCCTGTTCAACCTGCTCAACCGGGCGGGCAAGGAGAACGCCGCCGGCCCACTCATCTACAACAACGTGTTCCTGCTGCTGATGATGGCGCACGGCATCATCGCCGTCTCGATCATCACGGCGCTGATGCCCCGGATGAGCGCGGCCGCCGCCGACGGTCGGTACTCCGACGTCGCCGCCGACCTGTCCCGGGGCACCCGCACCGTCTCGGCCGTGCTCGCACCGATCGCGGTCTGCTACGCGGTGCTGGCCACTCCGCTGGCCGTGGCGCTGTTCCGCTACGGCGCGTTCAGCGACGAGAACGCGGCGGACACCTCGCTGGTGCTGCTGCTCGCGGCGCTAGCGCTGGTCCCGTTCGCGATCAGCCAGCTCTTCACCTTCGCCTTCTACGCCCTGCCGGACACCCGCACGCCAGCGCTGATCAACATTCCGGTGGTGGCGTTGCGGATCGGCGTGCAGGTGGTGCTCTACGTCGCCTTCGCCGCCCACTTCGCCGCAGCCGGCATGATGATCGGCAACGCCGTCTCCTATCTGGCTGCGGCATTCGCCTCCGCGTGGCTGCTGCGGCCCCGGATCGGGCGGATCGGGATGGGCGCAATCCTGCGCACCCTCGGCCGGGTGGCGGTCGCCGCGTTGGGTTCCGCGCTGGTCGGGTTGTTGGTGGTGAGCCTGCTGCCCGGTGGCGACACGCCGAGCTGGATGCAGGCCGTGGTGCAGCTCGTGATCGGCGGCGCGGTGATCGGCGGGACCTACCTGGGGCTGGCCACGCTGCTGCGGATCGGGGAGATCACCGAGGTGGTCGGCATGGTCCGCCGCCGACTCGGTCGCTGA
- a CDS encoding CCA tRNA nucleotidyltransferase gives MSDASASHAADRRELTAAQRNAVAELLRVSPVADELGRRFVRAGHELHLVGGSVRDALLGRLGDDLDFCTDAHPDETLRIIKGWAESIWETGREFGTIGAQRDGLRLEITTFRAESYDQVSRNPVVVYGTNLTEDLKRRDFTINAMAVSVPEHRFTDPHGGLDDLSAKVIRTPSTPGESFGDDPLRMLRAARFAAQLGFAVHPDVHSAMSRMSADLDRITVERIRDEFTKLLCGADPITGLRLLVDTGLAERFLPELTGLKLEIDEHAQHKDVYEHTLTVVENAVSFEEDGCDFILRMAALMHDVGKPATKAVGSDSRVSFHHHEVVGARLTKARMKALRYPKEVTAKVTALVALHLRFYGYGRGEWTDSAVRRYVADAGDLLPRLHKLTRSDCTTRNRRKAAQLAADYDALEERIARIEAEEDLARVRPDLDGNAIMELLGVPPGPVVGRAWKHLKEQRLEHGPLDRDAAEAELLRWARAEGLVD, from the coding sequence ATGTCCGACGCCTCCGCTTCCCACGCCGCCGACCGCCGCGAACTCACCGCTGCGCAGCGCAACGCCGTCGCCGAACTGCTCCGGGTCTCCCCGGTCGCCGACGAGTTGGGCCGCCGGTTCGTCCGCGCCGGTCACGAGTTGCACCTGGTGGGCGGTTCGGTACGGGACGCCCTGCTCGGCCGACTCGGGGACGACCTCGATTTCTGCACCGACGCGCACCCGGACGAGACGCTGCGGATCATCAAGGGCTGGGCCGAGTCGATCTGGGAGACCGGCCGGGAGTTCGGCACCATCGGGGCTCAGCGCGACGGCCTCCGGCTGGAGATCACCACCTTCCGCGCCGAGTCGTATGACCAGGTCAGCCGCAACCCGGTGGTGGTGTACGGCACCAACCTCACCGAGGATCTGAAGCGCCGCGACTTCACCATCAACGCGATGGCGGTCAGCGTGCCGGAGCACCGGTTCACCGACCCGCACGGCGGGCTGGATGATCTCTCCGCCAAGGTGATCCGTACCCCCAGCACCCCCGGTGAGTCGTTCGGGGACGACCCGCTGCGGATGCTGCGGGCCGCCCGGTTCGCCGCGCAGTTGGGCTTCGCCGTGCACCCGGACGTGCACTCGGCGATGAGCCGGATGTCCGCCGACCTGGACCGGATCACCGTCGAGCGGATCCGCGACGAGTTCACCAAGCTGCTCTGCGGCGCCGACCCGATCACCGGGCTGCGGCTGCTGGTCGACACCGGGCTGGCCGAGCGGTTCCTGCCGGAGCTGACCGGGCTGAAGCTGGAGATCGACGAGCACGCCCAGCACAAGGACGTCTACGAGCACACGCTGACGGTCGTCGAGAACGCGGTCTCCTTCGAGGAGGACGGCTGCGACTTCATCCTGCGGATGGCCGCCCTCATGCACGACGTGGGTAAGCCGGCGACCAAGGCGGTCGGTTCCGACAGCCGGGTCAGCTTCCACCACCACGAGGTGGTCGGCGCCCGGCTCACCAAGGCCCGGATGAAGGCGCTGCGGTACCCCAAGGAGGTCACGGCGAAGGTGACAGCGCTGGTCGCGTTGCACCTGCGCTTCTACGGGTACGGGCGGGGCGAGTGGACCGACTCGGCGGTGCGTCGCTACGTCGCCGACGCCGGAGACCTGCTGCCCCGGCTGCACAAGCTGACCCGCTCGGACTGCACCACCCGCAACCGGCGCAAGGCAGCCCAACTCGCCGCCGACTACGACGCGCTGGAGGAGCGGATCGCCCGGATCGAGGCCGAGGAGGACCTGGCCCGGGTCCGCCCCGACCTCGACGGCAACGCGATCATGGAGCTGCTCGGCGTACCGCCGGGACCGGTGGTGGGGCGGGCGTGGAAGCACCTCAAGGAGCAGCGCCTGGAGCACGGCCCGCTGGACCGCGACGCCGCTGAGGCGGAGCTGCTGCGGTGGGCTCGCGCCGAGGGCCTGGTCGACTGA
- a CDS encoding protein kinase family protein has translation MPSSSGPSIGTITEGGRVTQVGEGQEADESAPPVMTFGAPTAGEILAERYELVEHINNDSAGRLVWRGVDVILRRPVAVVLRYPGGDSATEMLQAAVAASRVIHPNLVGVYDAIDEAERAYVVREWVDGQSLRDLATEGPLDPARATAIGNAVASALAAVHATGMVHGNVHPGTVMISAEGRVVLADARTDGADSQENDIRAVGGILYFALTGHWPHAEAPLRGATAGHGRAAIPDAVRDASGGIAAPRQVRAGVPAYLDDLTMDLLDAEIAPPSSDVLAAELARLDVPAEEEHYLDNSGPLRFAADTEEEPSPLAAAGGRKVAVGIAGLLAVALVGLLIGISALGDDKEPQNNAAATPTSTAPAGETTPAAATVRKLTVKGVRIIDPDSKNRSEVDGANKVIDGDEDKGWETETYNRPNFGNIKKGMGVWLDLGEPHSVKSVQAVLSGTGASAQLLSGTANPPSTSSGDKQLVAGYKTPIGQPFEEHDGTTMTFNGFDADQKYQYLLFWITELPPSEGGFKLGVQEITVQGS, from the coding sequence ATGCCCAGCAGTTCGGGTCCATCGATCGGCACGATCACCGAGGGAGGACGGGTGACCCAGGTCGGCGAGGGTCAGGAGGCGGACGAGAGCGCTCCGCCGGTCATGACCTTCGGTGCTCCCACGGCCGGTGAAATCCTCGCCGAGCGGTACGAGTTGGTTGAGCACATCAACAACGACAGCGCGGGTCGGCTGGTCTGGCGCGGAGTCGACGTTATCCTGCGCCGCCCCGTCGCGGTGGTGTTGCGCTACCCGGGTGGCGACTCCGCCACCGAAATGCTCCAGGCCGCCGTCGCGGCCAGCCGGGTCATTCACCCCAACCTGGTCGGCGTCTACGACGCGATCGACGAGGCCGAGCGGGCGTACGTGGTGCGCGAGTGGGTGGACGGTCAGTCCCTGCGCGACCTGGCGACCGAAGGTCCGCTGGACCCGGCCCGGGCCACCGCGATCGGCAACGCCGTCGCGAGCGCCCTCGCCGCGGTGCACGCCACCGGAATGGTGCACGGCAACGTCCACCCCGGCACGGTCATGATCAGCGCCGAGGGCCGGGTAGTGCTGGCCGACGCGCGCACCGACGGCGCCGACAGCCAGGAGAACGACATCCGGGCGGTCGGCGGCATCCTCTACTTTGCCCTGACCGGGCACTGGCCGCACGCCGAGGCACCGCTGCGCGGCGCCACCGCCGGCCACGGCCGGGCCGCCATCCCGGACGCGGTCCGGGACGCCAGTGGCGGCATCGCGGCACCCCGCCAGGTCCGGGCCGGCGTGCCCGCGTACCTGGACGACCTGACCATGGACCTGCTCGACGCCGAAATCGCGCCGCCGTCGTCGGACGTGCTCGCCGCCGAGCTGGCGCGGCTGGACGTGCCGGCCGAGGAGGAGCACTACCTCGACAACAGTGGGCCGCTGCGGTTCGCCGCCGACACCGAGGAAGAGCCGTCTCCGCTGGCCGCGGCGGGCGGTCGCAAGGTCGCCGTGGGCATCGCCGGCCTGCTGGCGGTCGCCCTGGTCGGTCTGCTGATCGGGATCAGCGCGCTGGGCGACGACAAGGAGCCGCAGAACAACGCGGCGGCCACGCCCACCTCCACGGCCCCGGCCGGTGAGACGACCCCGGCCGCCGCCACGGTGCGCAAGTTGACCGTGAAGGGCGTCCGGATCATCGACCCGGACAGCAAGAACCGCAGCGAGGTCGACGGCGCCAACAAAGTCATCGACGGTGACGAGGACAAGGGCTGGGAGACGGAGACGTACAACCGCCCCAACTTCGGCAACATCAAGAAGGGCATGGGGGTCTGGCTCGATCTCGGCGAGCCGCACAGCGTCAAGTCGGTGCAGGCGGTGCTCTCCGGGACCGGTGCATCGGCCCAACTGCTCTCCGGCACTGCCAACCCGCCGTCCACGTCCAGTGGCGACAAGCAGCTCGTCGCGGGCTACAAGACGCCGATCGGGCAGCCGTTCGAGGAGCACGACGGCACCACCATGACGTTCAACGGCTTCGACGCCGACCAGAAGTACCAGTACCTGCTGTTCTGGATCACCGAGCTACCCCCGTCCGAGGGTGGCTTCAAGCTCGGGGTGCAGGAGATTACGGTCCAGGGTTCGTGA
- the sigM gene encoding RNA polymerase sigma factor SigM → MNGRDAATDLELLRAHVDGDRDAFAVLFHRHRDRLWAVALRTLGDREEAADALQDALLSAHRAAGRFRGDSAVTTWLHRIVVNACLDRIRRRQAHPTVPLPDGTRTEGGSRTGGVEPAAPAQDHDTALVVREALAALPIEQRAALVLVDVQGYPVAEVARILGVAEGTVKSRCARGRARLAVLLGHLRPAAGVATPSAHPGPTGTVADVPGVTKGNPRPAEGVGSGSGRFRRDANQEDT, encoded by the coding sequence ATGAACGGGCGCGACGCCGCAACGGACCTGGAGTTGCTGCGCGCCCACGTCGACGGGGACCGGGACGCCTTCGCGGTGCTGTTCCACCGGCACCGTGACCGGCTCTGGGCGGTGGCCCTGCGGACGCTCGGCGACCGCGAGGAGGCCGCCGACGCACTCCAGGACGCCCTGCTGTCCGCGCATCGGGCCGCCGGCCGCTTCCGGGGTGACTCGGCCGTCACCACCTGGCTGCACCGGATCGTGGTGAACGCCTGCCTGGACCGGATCCGACGCCGGCAGGCGCACCCCACCGTGCCGCTGCCCGACGGCACCCGGACCGAGGGCGGGTCGCGCACCGGGGGCGTGGAGCCGGCCGCACCGGCACAGGACCACGACACCGCGTTGGTCGTCCGCGAGGCGCTTGCCGCACTGCCCATCGAGCAGCGCGCCGCCCTGGTGCTGGTGGACGTGCAGGGCTACCCCGTCGCCGAGGTGGCCCGCATCCTCGGTGTCGCCGAGGGGACGGTGAAGAGCCGCTGTGCCCGGGGCCGGGCCCGGCTGGCGGTGCTGCTCGGGCATCTCCGCCCGGCCGCCGGCGTGGCGACGCCATCGGCCCACCCGGGCCCGACCGGCACGGTCGCAGACGTGCCCGGCGTCACCAAGGGGAACCCCCGCCCTGCGGAGGGCGTCGGATCGGGGTCGGGCCGGTTCCGGCGGGACGCCAATCAGGAGGACACGTGA
- the trxA gene encoding thioredoxin, whose translation MGNTKAVTDASFVADVLQADKPVLVDFWAEWCGPCRKVSPLLEEIAGEMGDQVTIVKLNIDENPETARAYRVMSVPTLTVFKNGQPVQSIAGAKPKGELVRLIESAL comes from the coding sequence GTGGGAAATACCAAGGCGGTCACGGACGCGAGTTTCGTCGCTGACGTGCTGCAGGCCGACAAGCCGGTTCTGGTGGACTTCTGGGCCGAGTGGTGTGGGCCGTGCCGCAAGGTGTCGCCGCTGCTCGAGGAGATCGCGGGCGAGATGGGTGACCAGGTCACCATCGTCAAGCTCAACATCGACGAGAACCCGGAGACCGCCCGGGCCTACCGGGTGATGTCGGTGCCGACGCTCACCGTGTTCAAGAACGGCCAGCCGGTGCAGTCGATCGCTGGCGCCAAGCCGAAGGGCGAGCTGGTCCGGCTCATCGAATCGGCCCTCTGA
- a CDS encoding flotillin family protein: MPLLIAIGGAVLLILILVFFVLSRIKVAGPNEAFIVTGRKGRTTQTADGGRSTDMSGQKVVLGASVFVLPVVQKLQSLDLSSRRIDVGIRGAVSKQGIRTDLHGVAIVKVGGTEDAIRAAAQRFLHQQDEIDNFTREVLAGALRSIVGRLTVEEVIRDRAAFASAVAEEAEHSMTNQGLVLDTFQLQDILAEGSYLQDLGRPEAARVLKDAAIAEARARQQAEQERLLAEEAIAEANRNLSLKQAGIQAEIDAAKAKSAAAGPLAQAERDQAILSEQQKVAERNAELKQRQLDTEVRKPADAARYKVEQEAEAARNAAVLHADAQRQSVIAAAQASAEQARLTGEGERARRAALAEANAIEGAKEGEAEQRRRSAIAEAVEREGQAEAAAILAKGQAEADAMARKAEAFATYGEAAVLDLLVKVLPQVVEAASAPIGAIDKMTVISTDGASSLTRSVAGNVAQGLQLGSDLTGVDLAGLLARLSSASTPVGNSTSAGKGTASVDGTAVETR, from the coding sequence ATGCCCCTGTTAATCGCCATCGGTGGCGCGGTCCTCCTCATCCTCATCCTGGTGTTCTTCGTGCTCTCCCGGATCAAGGTGGCCGGGCCGAACGAGGCGTTCATCGTCACCGGCCGCAAGGGCCGCACCACGCAGACCGCCGACGGTGGCCGGTCGACCGACATGTCCGGTCAGAAGGTCGTGCTGGGCGCCTCGGTGTTCGTGCTGCCCGTGGTGCAGAAACTCCAGTCGCTCGACCTGTCCAGCCGGCGGATCGACGTCGGCATCCGGGGCGCGGTGAGCAAGCAGGGCATCCGCACCGACCTGCACGGCGTGGCGATCGTCAAGGTCGGCGGGACCGAGGACGCGATCCGGGCCGCCGCCCAGCGGTTCCTGCACCAACAGGACGAGATCGACAACTTCACCCGGGAGGTGCTGGCCGGCGCGCTGCGCTCGATCGTCGGCCGGCTCACCGTTGAGGAGGTGATCCGGGACCGGGCGGCGTTCGCCAGCGCGGTGGCCGAGGAAGCCGAGCACTCGATGACCAACCAGGGCCTGGTGCTGGACACCTTCCAGCTCCAGGACATCCTCGCCGAAGGCTCCTACCTGCAGGACCTGGGCCGGCCCGAGGCCGCCCGGGTGCTCAAGGACGCGGCGATCGCCGAGGCGCGGGCCCGGCAGCAGGCCGAGCAGGAGCGGCTGCTCGCCGAGGAAGCCATCGCCGAGGCGAACCGGAACCTCTCCCTCAAGCAGGCCGGCATCCAGGCGGAGATCGACGCCGCCAAGGCGAAGTCGGCGGCGGCCGGGCCGCTCGCCCAGGCGGAGCGGGACCAGGCGATCCTCTCCGAGCAGCAGAAGGTGGCCGAGCGCAACGCCGAACTCAAGCAGCGCCAACTGGACACCGAGGTGCGCAAGCCGGCCGACGCCGCCCGGTACAAGGTGGAGCAGGAGGCCGAGGCGGCCCGCAACGCGGCGGTGCTGCACGCGGACGCACAGCGGCAGTCGGTCATCGCCGCCGCGCAGGCCTCCGCCGAGCAGGCCCGGCTCACCGGTGAGGGCGAGCGGGCCCGGCGCGCCGCGCTCGCCGAGGCGAACGCGATCGAGGGTGCCAAGGAGGGTGAGGCCGAGCAGCGCCGGCGCTCCGCGATCGCCGAGGCGGTCGAGCGGGAGGGACAGGCCGAGGCGGCTGCCATCCTGGCGAAGGGCCAGGCCGAGGCGGACGCGATGGCGCGTAAGGCCGAGGCGTTCGCCACGTACGGGGAGGCGGCGGTGCTGGACCTGCTGGTCAAGGTGCTGCCGCAGGTGGTGGAGGCCGCCAGCGCTCCGATCGGGGCGATCGACAAGATGACCGTCATCTCCACCGACGGTGCGTCGTCGCTGACCAGGTCGGTGGCCGGCAACGTGGCCCAAGGGCTCCAGCTCGGCAGCGACCTGACCGGGGTCGACCTGGCGGGCCTGCTGGCCCGGCTCAGCTCGGCGTCCACCCCGGTCGGCAACAGCACCTCGGCCGGCAAGGGCACCGCCTCGGTGGACGGGACGGCCGTCGAGACGCGCTGA
- a CDS encoding inositol-3-phosphate synthase, translating into MGSVRVAIVGVGNCASSLVQGVEYYRNADPNDRVPGLMHVAFGDYHVSAVEFVAAFDVDAKKVGMDLAEAIVASENNTIKLCDVPPTGISVQRGPTFDGLGQYYREIVEESDATPVDVTQALRDAQVDVVVCYLPVGSEQAAKFYAQAAIDAGCAFVNALPVFIASDPEWAKKFEDAGLPIVGDDIKSQVGATIVHRALAKLFEDRGVELLRTYQLNFGGNMDFMNMLERKRLVSKKISKTQSVTSQIPHEMSKSDVHIGPSDHVPWLDDRKWAYIRLEGRSFGDTPLNAELKLEVWDSPNSAGVIIDAVRAAKIALDRKIAGPILSASSYFMKSPPVQYADHDAHQAVEEFIAGEVER; encoded by the coding sequence ATGGGCTCCGTCCGCGTCGCCATCGTCGGTGTGGGTAACTGCGCCTCGTCCCTGGTTCAGGGCGTCGAGTACTACCGGAATGCCGACCCGAACGACCGCGTCCCGGGTCTCATGCATGTCGCCTTCGGCGACTACCACGTCTCCGCCGTCGAGTTTGTCGCGGCGTTCGACGTGGACGCCAAGAAGGTGGGCATGGACCTCGCGGAGGCGATCGTCGCCAGCGAGAACAACACCATCAAGCTCTGCGACGTGCCGCCGACCGGCATCAGCGTGCAGCGCGGTCCGACCTTCGACGGTCTGGGCCAGTACTACCGCGAGATCGTCGAGGAGTCCGACGCCACTCCCGTCGACGTGACGCAGGCACTGCGCGACGCGCAGGTCGACGTCGTCGTCTGCTACCTGCCGGTCGGCTCCGAGCAGGCCGCCAAGTTCTACGCCCAGGCAGCGATCGACGCCGGCTGCGCGTTCGTCAACGCCCTGCCGGTCTTCATCGCCTCCGACCCGGAGTGGGCGAAGAAGTTCGAGGACGCTGGCCTGCCGATCGTCGGTGACGACATCAAGAGCCAGGTCGGTGCCACCATCGTGCACCGCGCCCTGGCGAAGCTCTTCGAGGACCGCGGCGTCGAGCTGCTGCGCACGTACCAGCTCAACTTCGGCGGCAACATGGACTTCATGAACATGCTGGAGCGCAAGCGGCTGGTCTCGAAGAAGATCTCGAAGACCCAGTCGGTCACCTCGCAGATCCCGCACGAGATGAGCAAGAGCGACGTGCACATCGGCCCGTCGGACCACGTGCCGTGGCTGGACGACCGCAAGTGGGCGTACATCCGCCTGGAGGGCCGCTCGTTCGGTGACACCCCGCTCAACGCCGAGCTCAAGCTCGAGGTGTGGGATTCTCCGAACTCGGCCGGCGTCATCATCGACGCGGTCCGGGCCGCGAAGATCGCGCTGGACCGGAAGATCGCCGGCCCGATCCTGTCGGCCTCGTCCTACTTCATGAAGTCCCCGCCGGTGCAGTACGCCGACCACGACGCCCACCAGGCCGTCGAGGAGTTCATCGCCGGTGAGGTCGAGCGCTGA